A genomic stretch from Mycobacterium paraterrae includes:
- a CDS encoding 50S ribosomal protein bL37, with product MAKRGRKKRDRKHSKANHGKRPNA from the coding sequence ATGGCCAAGCGAGGCCGGAAAAAGCGCGACCGCAAGCACAGCAAGGCCAACCACGGCAAGCGGCCCAACGCTTAA